Proteins encoded in a region of the Aptenodytes patagonicus chromosome Z, bAptPat1.pri.cur, whole genome shotgun sequence genome:
- the LOC143172961 gene encoding cyclin-dependent kinase 4 inhibitor B-like has translation MEGSPRGDGSGDRLCSAAARGDREAVRKLLDAGADPNGTNSFGRTPLQVMMLGSPRVAELLLQRGADPNRPDPRTGCLPAHDAARAGFLETLAALHRAGARLDLPDGRGRLPLDVAAGGPHGPVGRYLRHPPPLPVAAPGAGPAAEGAER, from the exons ATGGAGGGGTCCCCCCGGGGCGACGGCTCCGGCGACCGGCTgtgcagcgccgccgcccgcggggacCGCGAGGCAGTGCGGAAGCTCCTGGACGCGGGCGCGGATCCCAACGGGACCAACTCCTTCGGGAGGACCCCGCTCCAG GTGATGATGCTGGGCAGCCCGCGGGTGgccgagctgctgctgcagcgcgGAGCCGACCCCAACCGCCCCGACCCGCGCACCGGCTGCCTCCCGGCCCACGACGCGGCCCGCGCCGGCTTCCTGGAGACGCTGGCGGCGCTGCACCGCGCCGGGGCGCGCCTCGACCTGCCCGACGGCCGCGGCCGCCTCCCCCTCGACGTGGCGGCGGGGGGCCCGCACGGACCGGTGGGCCGCTACCTGCGCcacccgccgcccctccccgTCGCCGCACCGGGAGCCGGGCCGGCCGCGGAGGGGGCTGAGCGCTGA
- the LOC143172962 gene encoding cyclin-dependent kinase 4 inhibitor B-like, with the protein MARRTGGTAADELANAAARGDLQRLRELLDGAADPNAVNSYGRTPIQVMMLGSPRVAELLLQRGADPNRPDPRTGCLPAHDAARAGFLETLAALHRAGARLDLPDGRGRLPLDVAAGGPHGPVGRYLRHPPPRA; encoded by the exons atGGCGCGGCGGACGGGCGGCACGGCGGCGGACGAGCTGGCcaacgccgccgcccgcggcgaCCTGCAGCGCCTGAGGGAGCTGCTGGACGGCGCGGCGGACCCCAACGCCGTCAACTCCTACGGCCGGACCCCCATCCAG GTGATGATGCTGGGCAGCCCGCGGGTGgccgagctgctgctgcagcgcgGAGCCGACCCCAACCGCCCCGACCCGCGCACCGGCTGCCTCCCGGCCCACGACGCGGCCCGCGCCGGCTTCCTGGAGACGCTGGCGGCGCTGCACCGCGCCGGGGCGCGCCTCGACCTGCCCGACGGCCGCGGCCGCCTCCCCCTCGACGTGGCGGCGGGGGGCCCGCACGGACCGGTGGGCCGCTACCTGCGCcacccgccgccccgcgcctAG